The genomic window GAGCTGCAGGGTCGCTCGGGGGCTCGCGCCCAGGCGGATGTCGGGATGGCTGCGGGTCGCCTGCGCGAGGGCGACGACGTACTCCTCGAGCGCGGGGGCCACGTGGACGCCCCGGGCCCAGGAGATCATCGCGGTCACTTGGCGCGCGGTCACGACCGGTGTCAACCCGTCGAGGGGGTTCACCGCGTCGCGCTGACGGAGCATGAGCGCCTCGGCCGCGGCATCCGGATATCCCATCGAGATCCGCAGCAGGAAGCGATCGCGCTGCGCCTCGGGGAGGACGTATGTGCCCTCCATCTCGAACGGGTTCTGCGTGGCCACCACGAGGAACGGCGAGGGCAGGACATGCGTGCGACCGTCGACGGTGACCTGGCGTTCCTCCATGGCCTCGAGCAGCGACGACTGCGTCTTGGGGGAGGAGCGGTTGATCTCGTCGGCGATGACGATGTGGGCGAACACCGCGCCGGGGGTGAACTCGAACTGCCGCTGCACCGGATTGAACACCGACACGCCGGTGATGTCGCCGGGCAGAAGATCGGGGGTGAACTGGATGCGACGGACGTCGGCGTCAACCGTGGCGGCGAGCGCCCGGGCGAGCATCGTCTTGCCGACGCCCGGGACGTCTTCGATGAGCAGGTGCCCCTCGGCCAGCAACGCGATCAGGGCGCTGCGGACGGCCTCGGGCTTACCGTCGATCACCTTCGAGACGGACGCCAGGATCTCCCCGGTCAGGCGGGCGAAAGACTCCGCGTCGAGAGCGGTGTCGACCCCGGGGCGGGCGGGGCCGCCGGCGGTGTCGGCGCGGCGCAGCCGCGTGGTCGCCTCGGGCGTGACCGTCTCGTCCATGGCATCCCTTGTGTCGCGGAGGCGGAGGCGCGTCGTCGCCGCCGTGACCCGATCGTAACCCGCGTCGCGGCGGCGGGGGTCGGAATACCGCGGGTGCACAGGCGGCACTCGGCGAGAGCGGAGCGCCCCTAGGATCGGGGAGCGTTGGTCCACCCGAGGAGCCCGCGCATGTCGCACACCACCCCGTCCCTTCCCGCCGACCCCCACGTGCTCGCCGTCGACATCGGCGGAACGAAGGTCGACGCGGCCCTGGTCTCGGCCTCGGGCGAGGTGGTCCGCGCGAGCGTCACCCGACGCCCCACCGGTCGCGAGAACGACCGCGACACGATCGCCCGCCACGTGCGCGAGGCCGCCGCCGCGGCGCTGGCCGCCGTGCCCGGGGTCACGGTGACCGCGATCGGCGTCGGTAGCGCGGGCCCGGTCGACCTGCCCTCGCGGTCGGTGTCGCCCCTCAATCTGCCCCTCGCGGCGGGTCTGCCGATCGACGAGGTGCTCGCGGGACTCGTCGACGGCCCGATCCACCTCGCCCTCGACGGCACGTGCATCGCCCTCGCCGAGCACTGGCGCGGTGCCCTGGTCGGCTGCGACGATGCGATGGCGATCGTCGTGTCGACGGGAGTGGGCGGCGGCCTCGTGCTGGGCGGTCGCCCCGTCAGCGGCGCCAGCGGCAACGCGGGTCATCTGGGACAGACCTTCGTCCGCACCATCGAGGGCGACGAGGTCGTTGCGGCCACCCTCGAAGCCGTGGCCGCGGGGCCGGGCACCGTCGCCTGGGCGAAGACGCAGGGCTGGCAGGGCGAGACCGGTCTCGATCTCGCCGCCTCCCACGCGGAGGGGGATGCCGCCGCGATCGCCGCCGTGACCCGGTCGGCGACCGCGGTGGGACAGGCCATCGCCGCGGCGGCCACCCTGTGCGATCTCGAGGCCGTGGCCATCGCCGGGGGCTTCTCGCAGGTCGCGCCCGACTACGTCGACCAGGTGCGTGCGGCCGCTCAGGCCGCCTCGCTGCACGCGTACGCGCGGCGCTGCCGCATCGTCGGCTCGGGCCTCGACGGGGACGGTCCGCTGCTCGGGGCGGCGGCGTTGGCGCTGCAGTCCTGACGGATTCCGCAGGGGGTGGCCCGCTGGTGGGCGGGCGTAATCTGGAGGCCAGGGCCCGCGCCGCGGACCGGCGAACGAGGGCAGGGGTCATGCGTACGGGATCCAACCTGCCCGCCGTCGGGGAGTACAACCAGGCTCTCGTGCTGGATCACATCCGCCGCTCGCCCGAGGGGCTCAGCCGGGTCGAATTATCGGCGCGCACGGGTCTCAGTGCCCAGACGCTCAGCAACGTGACCCGTCGCCTGGCCGACGAAGGGCTGATCGTCGAGGCCGGCAAGGTCATCTCGGGTCCGGGCAAACCCCGCACGCTGCTCAAGCTCGAGCCGCGCTCGCGGTTCGCGGTCGGGGTGCACCTCGACCCGGTGGTCGACACGGTCGTGGTGGTCGACATGGCGGGTGAGGTCATCGCGCACGACGAGATCGCCCGCCCGGCGGTGTCGACTCCCGCCGGACTGGTGGATGCCGTGGGTGCCGCTGTCGACGCGATCGTCGAGCGCGCCGGCATCCCCCGCGAGCTCGTCCTCGGGGTCGGTGTGGCAGCCCCGGGGCCTTTCGACGCGCGCGGCGGTCGCCTTCTCGATCCGCCCCTGCTGCCGGAGTGGCACAACGTGAACGTGCGCGAAGATCTCGGCGCCGTCACGGGCTTGCCGGTGATCGTCGAGAAGGACGTGACGGCCGCGATGGTGGGTGAGATGTGGTTCGACCGCTCCGACGCCCTCGGGGACGCGATGTTCCTGTACTACGGCGCGGGTGTCGGTGTGGGACTCGCGATCGCGGGTGCTCCGGTGCGCGGACGCACCGGCAACGCCGGTGGCATCGCCCACGTGATCGTCGATCCCGATGGTCCGCCCTGCGCGTGCGGCGCTCGCGGGTGCCTCGGGGTGTCGATCGAGCCGCGCGTGCTGCTGGCCGAGGCCGGGTACGCTCCCGCGGCGGCCGGCGACACGCGCCCCGACCTGGACCGGCTCGTGCGCGACGCCCGTGAGGGCGAGGAGGGGCCGGCCGCGGTGCTGCGGCGGGCGGGGGAGCGGATCGCGCGCGCCCTGGTCGTGACCAACAACCTGATCGACGTCGACGAGGTCGTCCTCGGTGGCCCCGTGTGGGAGCGCCTGGCGGGGGTGCTGGGCGATGTCGTCGCCGAGCGCGTCGCCGTCGACGCGGCCTCGACCGCGACGCGCGAGATCGTCGTGCGTCGCTCGCGGGTCGGAACCGACGTCGCGGCCGTGGGGGCCGCCTGCCTCATGCTCGACGGCGCCTTCGCGGCGCGGCCGGCTCGCATGATGATCGCCCTCTGAGCCCGACCCCTGGCGCGCGGAGCTGCGCGTTTCCCGATCGTTACGTGGACTGCGCCGTTCGGACTTGCCGAGTTAGTCCATTTGATTTATAAAAGGTTCTGGCGACGTGGTGTCTCCACCCGAGCAAGGGAGCTTTCATGAAGAAACTGACGATGGTGACCGGTCTTCTGACCGCCACCGCCCTGACCGCGGCCCTGGCCGGTTGTTCCGCGGGCAGCGGAGACGCCGGGGACGCGAAGACCATCCGCGTCGCGTACCAGACCACCGCGACCTTCAACCAGATGCAGACGCTGATGGAGACCGCGAAGTCGCAGTACGAGGCCGCGCACCCCGGCATGACCGTCGAGCTCGTGCCGATCCAGGCCGAGGGCGCCGACTACTACACGAAGCTCGCGCTGATGAACAAGTCGGCCAGCACCGCCCCCGACGTCCAGTACGAAGACACCTTCAAGATCCAGTCCGACGCAGCGGCGGGGTACCTGCTGCCCCTCGACGACTACCTCGCGAAGTGGAGCGACTGGTCGCAGTTCGCCGACGGCGCCAAGCAGGCCGGCCTCGGCCCGGACGGCAAGACCTACGGCGTCTCGCTCGGAACCGACACCCGCGGCCTCTGGTACAACAAGGAGATCTTCGCCAAGGCGGGCATCTCCGTCCCGTGGCAGCCCAAGACCTGGGCCGACGTGCTGTCGGCGGCCGAGAAGGTCAAGGCGGCCGATCCCGACGTCATCCCGATGAACGTGTACTCGGGCAAGACGGCCGGTGAAGCGGCATCCATGCAGGGGCTGGAAATGCTCCTCTACGGCACCGAGGACACCCTCTACGACACCTCCTCGAAGAAGTGGGTCGTCGGCAGTCAAGGCTTCAAGGACTCGCTGACGTTCGTCTCCGACGTCTACCAGGGCGGCCTCGGACCCTCGCTCCAGCAGGCGCTCGACCCCAACATCTTCACCAGCGTGACCGCCGACTGGCTGCCGAAGGGCAAGCTCGCGATCGCCCTCGACGGCTCGTGGCAGTCGGCAGCGTGGGTCGATGGCGGCACCGCCCCGTGGCCCGCGTGGAGCGACACGCTCGGCATCGCCGC from Microbacterium testaceum includes these protein-coding regions:
- a CDS encoding AAA family ATPase, which encodes MDETVTPEATTRLRRADTAGGPARPGVDTALDAESFARLTGEILASVSKVIDGKPEAVRSALIALLAEGHLLIEDVPGVGKTMLARALAATVDADVRRIQFTPDLLPGDITGVSVFNPVQRQFEFTPGAVFAHIVIADEINRSSPKTQSSLLEAMEERQVTVDGRTHVLPSPFLVVATQNPFEMEGTYVLPEAQRDRFLLRISMGYPDAAAEALMLRQRDAVNPLDGLTPVVTARQVTAMISWARGVHVAPALEEYVVALAQATRSHPDIRLGASPRATLQLVRAAKVRAALDGRAYVIPDDITALLSPVFAHRLIANRSAAGGRAGAAVVADALDRIATSVRVPLAPRP
- a CDS encoding ROK family protein, which gives rise to MSHTTPSLPADPHVLAVDIGGTKVDAALVSASGEVVRASVTRRPTGRENDRDTIARHVREAAAAALAAVPGVTVTAIGVGSAGPVDLPSRSVSPLNLPLAAGLPIDEVLAGLVDGPIHLALDGTCIALAEHWRGALVGCDDAMAIVVSTGVGGGLVLGGRPVSGASGNAGHLGQTFVRTIEGDEVVAATLEAVAAGPGTVAWAKTQGWQGETGLDLAASHAEGDAAAIAAVTRSATAVGQAIAAAATLCDLEAVAIAGGFSQVAPDYVDQVRAAAQAASLHAYARRCRIVGSGLDGDGPLLGAAALALQS
- a CDS encoding ROK family transcriptional regulator, giving the protein MRTGSNLPAVGEYNQALVLDHIRRSPEGLSRVELSARTGLSAQTLSNVTRRLADEGLIVEAGKVISGPGKPRTLLKLEPRSRFAVGVHLDPVVDTVVVVDMAGEVIAHDEIARPAVSTPAGLVDAVGAAVDAIVERAGIPRELVLGVGVAAPGPFDARGGRLLDPPLLPEWHNVNVREDLGAVTGLPVIVEKDVTAAMVGEMWFDRSDALGDAMFLYYGAGVGVGLAIAGAPVRGRTGNAGGIAHVIVDPDGPPCACGARGCLGVSIEPRVLLAEAGYAPAAAGDTRPDLDRLVRDAREGEEGPAAVLRRAGERIARALVVTNNLIDVDEVVLGGPVWERLAGVLGDVVAERVAVDAASTATREIVVRRSRVGTDVAAVGAACLMLDGAFAARPARMMIAL
- a CDS encoding extracellular solute-binding protein gives rise to the protein MKKLTMVTGLLTATALTAALAGCSAGSGDAGDAKTIRVAYQTTATFNQMQTLMETAKSQYEAAHPGMTVELVPIQAEGADYYTKLALMNKSASTAPDVQYEDTFKIQSDAAAGYLLPLDDYLAKWSDWSQFADGAKQAGLGPDGKTYGVSLGTDTRGLWYNKEIFAKAGISVPWQPKTWADVLSAAEKVKAADPDVIPMNVYSGKTAGEAASMQGLEMLLYGTEDTLYDTSSKKWVVGSQGFKDSLTFVSDVYQGGLGPSLQQALDPNIFTSVTADWLPKGKLAIALDGSWQSAAWVDGGTAPWPAWSDTLGIAAMPTQNGQAPGTTSMSGGWTLAIGKNTKNADAAWDFLSTAVNKDNATSYDINNSQIAVRADVAQSTEYLDANPSFKTFSSFVDTTHFRPATEDYDKISNQIQVAMEAVMTGQSSVDDAAAAYDQAVIGIVGEDNTQQG